In a genomic window of Brassica rapa cultivar Chiifu-401-42 chromosome A10, CAAS_Brap_v3.01, whole genome shotgun sequence:
- the LOC103844390 gene encoding LOW QUALITY PROTEIN: protein DYAD (The sequence of the model RefSeq protein was modified relative to this genomic sequence to represent the inferred CDS: inserted 1 base in 1 codon): MIETMFVKRYPFRGSSSSAGKHSSPPPPTVNVAHLRVGSYYEVDHSVQRSPEQLXSIRIGSNRMNRSNASLLPVLDVVSSELAGDLLYRRVAPHQVSMSRRNSWVSGNDDINLSRPQGNCLSELKSGGMIKWGKRMRVRYQSRHKEEEDGGNETEASDYAARKRKKLVESSTRRLPQKKNNKEAQIVVYKRRSPNQFIDRWSTERYKRAEKNMLKVMKDKYAVFGNPILRPELRLEARKLIGDTGLLDHLLKHMAGKVAPGGQDRFMRKHNADGAMEYWLESSDLVHIRKEAGVNDPFLTPPPGWKLGDSPTQDPICAGEIRDIRGELDILKRELEKLASKKDEELAMMMNTPISCVTSQNVDHDNMMPLANEIYTDLLKKKDKIKDQLVTIAEALHKMEEDMGCLRRTVDGNCPRKPDSTEMPLLLEDSPIMKTLEGEVNRENQIKELPQKGRRDERPLLSLKNNTGFRICRPVASFSWPNLPALAAATDNDEIASLPSHHRLSPSLTCPVKPLAAKRPLVLPFPFTATPQDQAPTDLFNL; the protein is encoded by the exons ATGATT GAAACGATGTTCGTGAAGAGGTATCCGTTCAGAGGATCTTCTTCTTCCGCCGGAAAACACTCGTCGCCGCCGCCACCGACTGTCAATG TGGCTCACCTAAGAGTCGGATCTTATTACGAAGTCGATCACTCTGTTCAGAGGTCGCCGGAGCAAC AGTCCATCCGAATCGGAAGCAACAGGATGAACCGGAGTAATGCTAGTCTTCTTCCCGTTTTGGACGTGGTGTCGTCGGAGCTAGCCGGGGATTTGCTTTACAGGAGAGTCGCACCTCACCAAGTTTCCATGAGTAGAAGAAACTCCTGGGTTTCAGGCAACGACGACATTAATCTCTCTCGCCCCCAAGGAAACTGCTTGTCCGAGCTGAAGTCGGGAGGGATGATCAAATGGGGGAAGAGAATGCGCGTGCGTTACCAGAGCCGGCATAAGGAGGAGGAAGATGGTGGGAACGAAACAGAAGCCTCTGATTATGCAGCCCGTAAGAGAAAAAAGCTGGTTGAATCCAGCACTAGGAGACTCCCTCAGAAGAAGAATAACAAGGAAGCCCAGATCGTTGTTTATAAGAGGAGATCACCTAATCAGTTTATTGACAGATGGTCTACTGAGag GTACAAACGAGCTGAGAAGAACATGTTGAAAGTGATGAAGGATAAatatgcagtttttggcaaccCCATACTAAGACCAGAGTTGAGGTTAGAGGCGAGGAAGCTCATTGGAGACACGGGTCTTTTGGATCATCTGCTTAAGCACATGGCTGGTAAGGTTGCTCCTGGAGGTCAAGACAGGTTTATGAGGAAACACAACGCAGATGGGGCAATGGAGTATTGGCTGGAGAGCTCTGACTTGGTTCACATAAGGAAAGAAGCAGGAGTTAATGATCCCTTTTTGACGCCTCCACCTGGTTGGAAGCTCGGTGACAGCCCTACTCAAGATCCTATCTGCGCTGGAGAAATCCGTGACATCAGAGGAGAATTAGATATCCTGAAAAG AGAATTGGAGAAACTCGCTTCAAAGAAGGACGAGGAGCTTGCAATGATGATGAATACACCTATTTCCTGTGTTACGAGTCAGAACGTGGACCACGATAATATGATGCCTCTAGCAAAT GAAATCTACACGGATCTGCTGAAGAAGAAAGACAAAATTAAGGACCAGCTAGTGACAATTGCAGAAGCCTTGCATAAAATGGAG GAAGATATGGGATGCCTTCGGAGGACAGTGGACGGGAACTGCCCTAGAAAGCCAGACTCAACAGAGATGCCTTTGCTACTAGAGGATTCACCAATAATGAAGACACTAGAGGGAGAAGTGAATAGGGAAAACCAAATCAAAGAGCTCCCTCAAAAAGGCAGGAGAGATGAACGCCCACTACTCTCACTCAAGAACAACACTGGTTTTAGAATCTGCAGGCCTGTGGCGAGTTTCTCATGGCCCAACCTGCCTGCTCTTGCTGCTGCTACTGACAATGATGAAATTGCTTCTTTGCCAAGTCACCACCGACTATCTCCTTCCCTTACTTGTCCGGTCAAGCCGCTTGCAGCTAAGCGTCCTCTCGTCTTGCCTTTTCCATTCACCGCCACTCCCCAAGATCAAGCTCCCACGGATCTTTTCAACCTTTAA